The proteins below come from a single Prolixibacter sp. NT017 genomic window:
- a CDS encoding urea transporter — protein sequence MTENEHIVLASIPRSYAQVFFSNYSFLGWLLLGISFIDWVAGTCGLIAVVVANAIAWLLGYSSEMINQGMYGFNALLVGLGTGLGFQPGWELFSITIFAAVFTLFLTLALEGILFKYNLPYLSLPFMFGMWMVMLASRDFQSLGLSERGIYTANELFTLGGKPLVDVYYSIAHIDWPPAIRTYLLSLGAIFFQSNLLAGVLITIGLLLFSRIAFTLSVLGFSIAWAFYQLTGANIHELTYTYIGFNYILTAIAIGGIFLVPSFKSYLWTAILLPVVVMLTLSLGKVFLSFGLSVYSLPFNIVVITFVYVLKLRLEPEKGPVEVTLQENSPERNLYHHIGTKQRFANRFYLPVSLPFFGEWTVSQGHSGEYTHKDEWKHAWDFVITDEEGKQYKGVGDWVTDYFCFGKAVASPGDGTVAELVDGVPDNKIGDVNTHQNWGNTIVIKHSDYLYSKLSHLKEDSIKVKKGEFVKQGQTIGEAGNSGRSPYPHLHMQFQVLPNIGAPTLSYPFGQYILNNGHAKELKSFAIPRKNEKIASIRKTQLIEEAMHFIPGEHLHFRVLKNEIPAFRRLPEKAEWIVDTTSRNESRLISETEQATAWIYNDGQVHYFSHFQGKNKSLLYLFFLGLFKVQSGFYADLKIQDSIPPNLVFPKSWMFLHDFTAPFFRFLHADFSLQYSYIDNPTMPGHIELTSIVDKKIFKRQLSRMTFKTEISPTGIKKIAVEENDKILIALCGESS from the coding sequence ATGACCGAAAACGAGCACATCGTTCTGGCTTCCATTCCACGAAGCTATGCCCAGGTTTTTTTCTCTAATTACTCATTCCTGGGATGGCTGTTACTCGGAATCAGTTTTATCGATTGGGTAGCCGGGACCTGTGGCCTGATTGCCGTTGTGGTGGCCAATGCCATCGCCTGGCTTTTAGGCTATTCTTCCGAGATGATTAACCAGGGAATGTACGGCTTCAACGCTTTGCTGGTGGGCCTGGGAACCGGACTTGGGTTCCAGCCTGGCTGGGAACTCTTTTCGATTACCATTTTTGCCGCTGTATTTACCCTGTTTCTTACATTGGCTCTGGAAGGAATCTTGTTTAAGTACAATCTTCCCTACCTCAGCCTTCCGTTCATGTTTGGGATGTGGATGGTGATGCTGGCTTCGCGGGATTTTCAATCGCTGGGCCTTAGCGAACGAGGAATTTATACAGCCAACGAGTTGTTCACCCTTGGCGGGAAACCATTGGTCGACGTCTATTATTCGATTGCGCACATCGACTGGCCTCCAGCAATTCGCACTTATTTGTTGTCATTGGGAGCTATATTTTTTCAATCCAATTTGCTGGCAGGAGTTCTGATAACCATTGGACTATTGCTTTTCTCCCGAATTGCATTTACACTTTCGGTATTGGGATTCAGCATTGCCTGGGCGTTCTACCAGCTTACTGGTGCCAACATTCACGAATTGACATACACATACATAGGATTCAACTACATCCTGACGGCCATTGCCATCGGAGGAATTTTCCTGGTTCCCTCATTCAAAAGCTACCTCTGGACGGCTATTTTGCTTCCGGTAGTGGTCATGTTGACGTTGAGTCTCGGAAAAGTTTTTCTGTCATTTGGGCTTTCGGTTTATTCACTGCCGTTCAATATTGTCGTCATCACATTTGTGTATGTCTTAAAACTTCGGCTTGAGCCGGAAAAAGGCCCGGTAGAAGTTACTTTGCAGGAAAACTCGCCGGAACGCAATCTATATCACCACATCGGCACTAAACAACGGTTCGCCAACCGATTTTATCTTCCTGTTTCTCTTCCATTCTTTGGCGAATGGACCGTTTCTCAAGGACATTCGGGCGAATACACGCACAAAGACGAATGGAAGCACGCCTGGGACTTCGTTATTACGGATGAAGAAGGAAAACAGTATAAAGGGGTCGGCGATTGGGTTACCGACTATTTCTGCTTTGGTAAAGCAGTAGCCTCTCCGGGCGATGGCACGGTTGCCGAATTGGTCGATGGCGTTCCTGATAATAAAATTGGCGATGTTAATACCCATCAAAACTGGGGAAATACGATCGTTATCAAACACAGCGATTATCTCTATTCCAAGTTATCGCACCTGAAGGAAGACAGCATTAAGGTAAAGAAAGGGGAATTTGTCAAACAGGGACAGACCATCGGTGAAGCGGGCAATTCGGGACGTTCACCTTATCCACACCTGCATATGCAGTTCCAGGTGTTGCCGAATATTGGAGCTCCGACACTTTCGTATCCATTCGGTCAATATATTCTGAATAACGGTCATGCGAAAGAATTGAAATCGTTCGCTATTCCCCGTAAAAATGAAAAAATCGCCAGCATCAGGAAAACCCAACTGATTGAAGAGGCCATGCATTTCATACCGGGAGAACATCTTCATTTCCGAGTCCTGAAAAACGAAATCCCCGCTTTTCGTCGACTTCCCGAAAAGGCCGAGTGGATAGTAGACACCACGTCCCGGAATGAATCACGATTGATTTCTGAAACAGAACAAGCGACTGCCTGGATTTACAACGACGGGCAAGTGCATTATTTCAGTCATTTTCAAGGGAAAAACAAGTCGTTGCTTTACCTGTTTTTCCTGGGATTGTTCAAGGTTCAATCAGGTTTCTATGCTGATTTAAAAATTCAGGACAGCATACCGCCCAACCTTGTTTTTCCTAAAAGCTGGATGTTTTTGCACGACTTTACTGCCCCCTTCTTCCGGTTTCTTCACGCCGACTTTTCGTTGCAGTATTCTTACATCGATAACCCCACAATGCCGGGCCACATTGAGCTGACCTCCATCGTGGACAAGAAAATATTCAAGCGGCAGCTTAGTCGAATGACATTCAAAACAGAAATTAGTCCAACCGGAATTAAAAAAATCGCGGTCGAAGAAAACGACAAAATACTGATTGCCTTATGCGGAGAGTCATCTTAA
- a CDS encoding lipopolysaccharide assembly protein LapB, with amino-acid sequence MEFLVKTTIAVAFLLSFQIAKAQQDFNTVMTAFEKSYTYEKQNDFNQAIQALKKVYSDDSYEISLRLGWLNYLQGNFTESAAHYRHAVELKPYSEEARMGLVLPLSASGKWDEVVDLYNKILENNPKNTKVNYRLGLIYYNRKQFEKAFPYFKTVVDLYPFDYDGLLMLAWTHFSLAQTREAKVLFQKCLLFKPGDQSASDGLSRIP; translated from the coding sequence ATGGAATTTCTAGTAAAAACAACAATTGCAGTAGCTTTCCTGCTGTCATTTCAAATAGCGAAAGCTCAACAGGATTTCAATACAGTGATGACTGCATTTGAAAAAAGTTATACCTACGAGAAGCAGAATGACTTCAATCAGGCGATACAGGCACTAAAGAAAGTTTATTCGGATGATTCTTACGAGATCAGCCTGAGGCTGGGCTGGTTGAATTACCTGCAAGGTAATTTCACGGAATCGGCTGCGCATTACCGCCATGCGGTCGAACTGAAACCTTATTCTGAAGAAGCCAGAATGGGGCTGGTTCTCCCACTTTCAGCTTCCGGGAAATGGGATGAGGTAGTCGATTTGTACAACAAAATACTGGAGAATAATCCGAAGAACACAAAAGTCAACTACCGACTTGGCTTGATATACTATAACAGGAAGCAGTTTGAGAAAGCTTTTCCCTACTTTAAAACGGTGGTCGACCTCTACCCGTTCGATTACGACGGTCTCCTGATGCTGGCATGGACACACTTCAGTCTGGCCCAAACCCGCGAAGCAAAAGTCCTTTTTCAAAAGTGTCTGCTCTTCAAACCCGGCGATCAATCCGCCAGCGACGGCTTATCGCGAATTCCGTGA
- a CDS encoding sugar phosphate isomerase/epimerase — protein sequence MQNHISRRLFLKNTALASAGVVIAGASLASAPENKRLFKLSVAEWSVNPLIFGDARKDGWEKFMQLLKNDFGAIEKAAPMKNIDFPKFIREVGGEGAEYVNTCMYDKAKNTKYLNELNNVCRGEGITNVLIMVDAEGLVGAPEKKDRLQTLENHKKWIDAAAQMGCHSIRVNAGSQGSYEEQQKLAADGLHLLCEYGDKAGINILVENHGGFSSNGKWLSKVMEMVDHPRVGTLPDFGNFRTSYEPEEWYDRYLGMKELMPYAKGVSAKSQEFDENGEEIHSDFHRVMRIVMEAGYRGFVGIEYEGEQLSPKEGVLATKRLLEKCHDELAKDFKA from the coding sequence ATGCAAAATCACATTTCCAGAAGACTATTCTTAAAAAACACCGCTTTGGCTTCTGCCGGAGTCGTTATTGCCGGAGCATCCCTGGCTTCTGCACCGGAAAACAAACGACTTTTCAAGCTATCAGTTGCCGAATGGTCCGTTAATCCCCTCATCTTTGGCGATGCACGCAAAGATGGCTGGGAGAAGTTCATGCAACTACTCAAAAACGATTTTGGCGCTATTGAGAAAGCCGCTCCGATGAAAAATATCGATTTCCCGAAGTTCATCAGAGAAGTTGGAGGCGAAGGCGCCGAGTACGTCAATACCTGCATGTACGATAAAGCAAAGAACACAAAGTATTTGAATGAACTCAACAATGTTTGCAGAGGAGAAGGAATTACCAACGTACTCATCATGGTTGATGCCGAAGGATTGGTAGGTGCCCCCGAGAAAAAGGATCGACTACAAACCCTCGAAAATCATAAAAAATGGATCGATGCAGCAGCTCAGATGGGATGTCATTCTATCAGGGTGAACGCTGGTTCACAAGGTTCTTACGAAGAACAACAGAAACTGGCAGCCGACGGACTTCATCTACTTTGTGAATACGGCGACAAGGCTGGCATCAATATTCTGGTAGAAAATCACGGCGGTTTTTCCAGCAACGGTAAATGGCTGAGCAAAGTGATGGAAATGGTCGACCATCCTCGAGTCGGTACCCTACCCGATTTCGGTAATTTCCGTACCAGCTATGAACCGGAGGAATGGTACGACCGCTATCTGGGAATGAAAGAACTAATGCCTTATGCCAAAGGGGTCTCAGCCAAGTCGCAGGAATTTGACGAAAATGGTGAAGAGATTCATTCCGACTTTCACCGGGTCATGCGCATCGTGATGGAAGCCGGCTATCGTGGATTTGTCGGGATTGAATATGAAGGTGAACAACTGAGCCCCAAGGAGGGTGTATTGGCCACCAAGCGACTGCTTGAAAAATGTCATGACGAACTGGCAAAAGATTTCAAAGCCTGA
- a CDS encoding MBL fold metallo-hydrolase, which produces MKLYPIHAGYFMADGGALFGVVPKVLWSKHYPSDENNLCKGAMKCLLVVDGARKILIDAGAGDKYDEKYKKNNGLHGDETLVGSLKAAGFHPDEITDMFFTHLHWDHCGGAVQFGEDGTTPELVFKNATHWVSESQWEKAWNPNIRDGNAYFSADLETLRDSGKLQLIKEEGELIPEFRYIVADGHTPGQLIPVIEYKGRKVVFTADLIPVTANIPVGWLAGYDLFPVTTMEEKAEFMKTALEEDYVLFFEHDAYNECAELEAGKKGAALKRTFQLSEL; this is translated from the coding sequence ATGAAGCTTTATCCAATTCATGCAGGTTATTTCATGGCTGATGGCGGCGCCCTGTTTGGTGTTGTTCCGAAGGTGTTGTGGAGTAAGCATTACCCATCGGACGAAAATAATCTTTGCAAGGGAGCGATGAAATGTTTGCTGGTGGTTGACGGCGCTCGGAAGATTCTGATTGACGCCGGAGCCGGAGATAAATATGATGAAAAGTACAAGAAAAACAACGGCCTTCATGGCGATGAAACTCTGGTCGGCTCACTGAAAGCAGCCGGTTTTCATCCGGATGAGATTACCGACATGTTTTTCACCCATCTGCATTGGGACCATTGTGGAGGGGCTGTTCAATTTGGTGAAGATGGTACAACGCCGGAGCTGGTGTTTAAAAATGCGACACATTGGGTTTCGGAAAGTCAGTGGGAGAAAGCCTGGAATCCGAATATCCGTGACGGGAATGCTTACTTTTCGGCTGATTTGGAGACTTTGCGAGACAGTGGCAAGTTACAGTTGATTAAGGAAGAAGGCGAGCTGATTCCAGAATTCCGATACATTGTTGCAGATGGCCACACGCCCGGACAATTGATTCCTGTAATTGAATACAAAGGACGTAAGGTGGTTTTTACTGCTGATTTGATTCCTGTTACCGCCAACATCCCGGTAGGTTGGCTGGCCGGTTACGATTTATTCCCGGTAACGACCATGGAAGAGAAAGCCGAATTCATGAAAACAGCCCTGGAAGAAGATTATGTGTTGTTTTTCGAACACGACGCCTACAACGAATGTGCTGAACTGGAAGCCGGGAAAAAGGGGGCGGCATTGAAGCGAACCTTTCAGTTGAGTGAATTATAA
- the murC gene encoding UDP-N-acetylmuramate--L-alanine ligase — translation MNIHFIAIGGAAMHNLAITLKQKGYRVTGSDDEIFEPSKSRLELHGLLPDAFGWDVNRITSDLDAVILGMHAREDNPELAKAKVLGVKIYSYPEFLYEQTKNKTRVVIGGSHGKTTITSMIMHVLKENNVDFDYMVGAQIEGFDTMVRLSESAKIAVFEGDEYLSSPIDRRPKFHLYQPQIGLLSGIAWDHINVFPSFDNYVEQFREFARLMPDNGHLIYFDGDENLREIADKNASRLKVTGYNEHTADVKNGETRLITTEGKHVGLTVFGRHNLQNISGAHIICQQLGISDEDFYRTISTFSGAARRLEKLAETNSMTIFRDFAHSPSKLKATVEAVKQQFPDRKLTAVMELHTFSSLKKEFLPLYKDSMEKADTAFVYFSPHTIEHKKLEPITTDQVREAFGREDLHVFTDSDALFSVLESLPHCNQNLLLMSSGTFSGKDLPGFAQSLIEE, via the coding sequence ATGAATATTCATTTCATCGCCATTGGCGGAGCTGCCATGCATAACCTGGCTATTACCCTAAAACAAAAAGGTTACCGGGTAACCGGCTCAGACGACGAAATATTTGAGCCCTCGAAAAGCCGCTTGGAACTACACGGTTTGTTACCCGATGCATTTGGGTGGGATGTTAACAGGATCACATCTGATTTAGATGCTGTCATCCTGGGAATGCACGCCCGCGAAGACAATCCGGAGTTGGCAAAAGCAAAAGTGCTGGGCGTAAAAATCTATTCGTACCCGGAATTTCTTTACGAACAGACCAAGAACAAAACCAGGGTCGTCATTGGCGGAAGCCACGGGAAAACCACCATTACGTCGATGATTATGCACGTGCTGAAAGAGAATAACGTCGATTTTGATTATATGGTTGGTGCACAAATTGAAGGCTTCGATACGATGGTTCGGCTCAGTGAGTCGGCAAAAATTGCCGTATTCGAAGGTGATGAATACTTATCATCGCCCATCGACCGGCGCCCGAAATTTCATTTGTATCAACCACAGATCGGTCTTCTTTCGGGGATTGCCTGGGACCATATCAACGTCTTCCCTTCCTTCGATAACTATGTAGAGCAATTCAGGGAGTTTGCGCGGCTGATGCCGGACAACGGTCACCTGATTTATTTCGATGGCGACGAAAACCTGAGGGAAATTGCTGACAAAAACGCATCCCGTCTGAAGGTAACTGGCTACAACGAACACACAGCAGATGTAAAAAACGGAGAAACACGATTGATTACGACTGAAGGAAAACACGTGGGGCTGACTGTTTTCGGACGACACAATTTGCAAAATATCAGCGGTGCGCACATTATTTGCCAGCAATTGGGCATATCAGATGAAGATTTTTACCGGACCATTTCCACTTTCAGCGGCGCTGCCCGCCGTTTAGAGAAACTGGCTGAAACCAATAGCATGACCATCTTCCGCGATTTTGCCCACTCGCCATCGAAGCTGAAGGCAACCGTGGAAGCGGTGAAGCAACAATTTCCCGACAGGAAATTAACAGCTGTCATGGAATTGCACACTTTCAGTAGTCTGAAGAAAGAGTTTCTTCCGCTTTACAAAGATTCCATGGAGAAAGCAGACACAGCGTTCGTCTATTTTAGTCCGCATACCATCGAGCATAAAAAACTTGAACCTATCACGACAGACCAGGTGAGAGAAGCTTTCGGGCGCGAAGATCTGCATGTATTTACGGATTCGGATGCACTGTTTTCAGTGTTGGAGAGTTTGCCACACTGCAACCAAAACCTGCTGCTGATGAGTTCCGGGACCTTTTCGGGAAAAGATCTACCCGGATTTGCTCAATCGCTAATTGAAGAATAA
- a CDS encoding DUF3298 and DUF4163 domain-containing protein — protein sequence MKKIIVLATLAITLFSCHPSRQRDAQISFKLKDIHQQDYYYKVHIAYPLIESYWSNCRFEDTFNREMISFADSTLAEFQGKELAEKKQVVDQALKESPNPRPGYRYEMSLTHQWFNIYNGMLSLRFKKYEYALGAHGNTWFICYNFSASDNRFLTIDDIIDRSTPEKLQELAEIISQYLDNPEDCFAVTADDLDNDFQNVNFTNDDIIFSFANYQIGPYACGTAIVHIPIEVLKKKDLIQPEFLKMLQPDE from the coding sequence ATGAAAAAGATTATTGTGCTGGCAACGCTTGCAATAACGTTGTTTTCATGTCATCCCAGTCGTCAGAGAGATGCTCAAATCTCCTTCAAGCTAAAAGACATTCATCAGCAGGATTACTACTATAAAGTTCACATTGCCTATCCGTTAATCGAAAGTTACTGGTCGAATTGTCGGTTCGAAGACACGTTTAACCGCGAAATGATCAGCTTCGCCGACAGTACTTTGGCTGAATTTCAGGGTAAAGAACTGGCGGAAAAGAAACAGGTTGTCGATCAGGCGTTAAAAGAAAGTCCGAATCCCCGCCCTGGATATCGTTACGAAATGTCGCTCACCCATCAGTGGTTCAATATCTACAATGGGATGCTCAGTCTTCGTTTCAAGAAATACGAATACGCGTTGGGAGCTCACGGAAATACATGGTTTATTTGCTACAACTTTTCAGCTTCCGATAATCGTTTTCTTACCATCGACGACATCATTGACCGTTCGACACCAGAAAAATTGCAGGAACTGGCAGAGATTATTTCCCAATATCTCGATAATCCGGAAGATTGCTTTGCGGTAACAGCCGATGATTTGGACAACGATTTTCAGAATGTCAACTTCACCAATGATGACATTATTTTTTCGTTTGCCAACTATCAGATTGGGCCGTATGCCTGTGGAACGGCTATTGTTCATATACCAATTGAGGTGTTGAAAAAGAAGGATTTGATACAGCCTGAATTTTTAAAAATGCTTCAGCCCGACGAATAA
- a CDS encoding hydrogen peroxide-inducible genes activator codes for MVTLTQLEYIVAVDTYRHFATAAEKKFITQPTLSMQIKKMEDELGVIIFDRSKQPIIPTDVGRKIIEQARQILFEASKINTIIDDFRGEVSGTLKIGIIPTLTPYLLPLFIGEFSKKYPNIDIYVEEYYTHIIEDKLKKDQLDVGIVVTPLKDRNIHEDPLFYEEMKIFSHRGHPIAKKQTISVKDIASPDIWLLDDGHCFRTQVINLCRMKNQVQSKLPFHFDGGSLETIMKIVEREGGYTLIPELAAGFVPLTAPVIVRNFSDLTPLREVSLIYARNFAKHKLISVLREEIIQQVPKSLRNKERGTIVEWR; via the coding sequence ATGGTGACACTTACACAACTCGAATACATCGTAGCCGTCGATACGTATCGTCATTTTGCGACTGCAGCCGAAAAAAAGTTCATTACCCAGCCTACGCTGAGTATGCAAATCAAGAAAATGGAGGATGAGCTGGGTGTCATCATTTTCGACCGGAGTAAACAGCCCATTATTCCGACCGATGTGGGGCGTAAAATTATTGAACAGGCCCGACAAATTTTATTCGAGGCAAGTAAAATCAACACCATCATCGATGATTTTCGTGGCGAAGTGAGCGGAACGTTGAAAATCGGGATCATTCCAACATTAACGCCCTACCTTCTGCCTCTTTTCATTGGCGAATTCTCGAAGAAATATCCCAACATCGATATCTATGTGGAAGAATATTATACACACATCATCGAAGATAAACTGAAGAAGGATCAACTGGATGTGGGAATTGTTGTCACTCCACTCAAGGATAGAAACATTCATGAAGATCCGCTTTTTTACGAGGAGATGAAAATCTTTTCGCACCGCGGACATCCCATCGCTAAAAAACAGACCATCTCGGTTAAAGATATTGCATCACCGGACATTTGGCTGCTCGACGATGGTCACTGCTTCCGGACGCAGGTTATCAATCTATGCCGGATGAAAAACCAGGTGCAATCCAAGCTTCCTTTTCATTTTGACGGCGGTTCGCTGGAAACCATTATGAAAATTGTGGAACGGGAAGGTGGGTATACGTTAATTCCGGAGCTCGCTGCCGGGTTTGTACCCTTAACCGCACCGGTCATTGTCCGGAACTTCTCGGATTTGACCCCTTTACGGGAAGTCAGCCTGATTTATGCCCGGAACTTTGCCAAGCATAAACTGATCAGCGTTCTCCGCGAGGAAATCATTCAACAAGTTCCTAAATCTCTCAGGAACAAGGAGCGCGGAACCATTGTAGAATGGCGCTAA
- the rpsT gene encoding 30S ribosomal protein S20, producing the protein MANHKSAAKRARQSEKRRLENRYYAKTMRNAVRKLRDTSEKEAASEMYPKVSAMLDKLAKKNVIHKNKAANLKSSLSLHVNSL; encoded by the coding sequence ATGGCAAATCATAAATCAGCAGCAAAGAGAGCAAGACAATCAGAAAAGCGTCGTTTGGAAAACCGCTATTACGCGAAAACGATGCGTAATGCAGTTCGTAAACTGCGTGATACCAGCGAAAAAGAAGCCGCGTCGGAGATGTACCCGAAGGTTTCTGCTATGCTCGACAAACTGGCTAAGAAAAATGTCATTCACAAAAACAAAGCGGCTAACCTCAAGTCAAGCCTGTCTTTGCACGTGAACAGCCTGTAA
- the radC gene encoding DNA repair protein RadC, giving the protein MEEYRKLSIKDWAVEDRPREKLLYRGLASLSDAELIAILIGSGNSEETAVELSRRILGTVKNNLNALGKLDVEALKKFKGIGEAKAITVIAALELGRRRNQSEALKAKQVTSSRDAAEFLQPVMGDLSHEEFWLILLNRHNKIIHYERISQGGLTGTVIDVRLILKKALEKLATSIIIAHNHPSGNLLASESDRKITKQMKEAAKLMEIPLLDHLIITQNGYYSFADDGAI; this is encoded by the coding sequence ATGGAAGAATACCGAAAACTCAGTATCAAGGACTGGGCAGTAGAAGACCGCCCCCGCGAAAAACTCCTCTACCGGGGACTTGCCTCCCTTTCCGACGCCGAATTAATCGCCATCCTCATTGGATCGGGTAACAGCGAAGAAACTGCCGTCGAATTATCACGCCGAATTTTGGGGACTGTTAAAAATAACCTGAATGCTTTGGGCAAGCTTGATGTGGAAGCCCTGAAGAAATTCAAAGGTATCGGGGAAGCGAAAGCAATTACAGTAATCGCTGCATTAGAACTGGGACGGCGACGTAACCAGTCTGAAGCTCTAAAAGCGAAACAAGTAACCAGCAGTCGCGATGCTGCCGAATTCCTGCAACCTGTGATGGGCGATTTGTCTCACGAAGAGTTTTGGCTTATTCTCCTCAACCGCCACAACAAGATTATTCACTACGAACGAATCAGCCAGGGAGGCCTGACCGGTACCGTCATCGACGTTCGTCTCATTCTGAAAAAAGCGCTCGAAAAACTGGCTACATCCATTATTATCGCACATAATCATCCATCAGGGAATCTGCTGGCCAGCGAGTCCGACCGTAAAATAACCAAACAAATGAAAGAGGCCGCTAAACTGATGGAAATCCCGCTGCTCGATCACCTCATCATCACTCAAAACGGTTACTATAGCTTCGCCGATGACGGTGCCATCTGA
- a CDS encoding polysaccharide deacetylase family protein, translated as MIIIYCNNLSPRLTYTARYVFNDLLPTTFQLTDDLDTIKSFDGPVVNYSDNNELPGLHILPHGLLFSEKLVDFVPQVDKSGDIPLLFPVSNGSKDILAFDIFSAVFWMISRYEEYFPKGKTDIHGRFRAEESFAFQQSFLQLPVVDLWAQLLADAIAARWSHWEKPARRFRYISTIDVDNAYAILHKNMLRRVTASFRSVMNPKRNSPFPVRKEVLKGRTPDPYDTYSEMEKLHETYNVEAVFFFLLGDYGKFDKNLSYRNVNYRVLIRDTSKKVPVGIHPSYKASGSPKKLETEVKRLSKIIGEPPFRSRFHYLRLKFPQSYQWLIGAGIKEDYTLTYHSHPGFRAGTCTPFRFYDLSTESETNLRIIPTTVMEVSLKQYQEQNPEQAAETIHRLMMEVKNVNGTFVSLFHNESLSDLDEWKGWKKVFQSMLKKAAELRDE; from the coding sequence GTGATAATTATCTATTGCAATAATCTGAGTCCTCGTCTGACTTATACAGCCAGATATGTCTTCAATGATCTGCTCCCAACCACATTTCAACTGACAGATGATTTGGATACGATCAAAAGCTTTGACGGTCCCGTTGTCAATTACTCTGATAACAATGAATTGCCGGGTTTGCATATTCTTCCCCACGGTTTGCTTTTTTCCGAAAAGCTCGTTGATTTTGTTCCGCAAGTAGATAAATCCGGTGACATTCCACTGCTTTTCCCGGTTTCAAACGGAAGCAAAGATATTCTCGCATTCGACATATTCTCCGCCGTGTTTTGGATGATTTCCAGGTATGAAGAATATTTCCCGAAAGGAAAAACAGATATTCACGGCCGGTTCAGAGCGGAGGAATCTTTCGCTTTCCAGCAAAGTTTTCTCCAACTTCCCGTTGTTGACTTGTGGGCACAACTGTTGGCCGATGCGATTGCAGCCCGATGGTCTCATTGGGAAAAACCGGCACGTCGTTTTCGCTACATCTCAACAATCGATGTGGACAATGCGTATGCAATCCTGCACAAAAATATGTTGCGCCGGGTCACTGCATCGTTTCGTTCGGTGATGAACCCAAAAAGAAACAGTCCCTTCCCGGTTAGGAAGGAGGTTTTGAAAGGGCGCACACCGGATCCATACGACACTTATTCCGAGATGGAAAAGCTCCATGAAACGTACAACGTCGAGGCCGTTTTTTTCTTCCTGTTAGGTGATTACGGAAAGTTTGATAAAAATCTTTCTTACCGGAATGTCAACTACCGCGTGCTTATTCGCGATACCTCGAAGAAGGTCCCGGTTGGAATTCATCCGTCCTACAAAGCTTCCGGTTCCCCGAAAAAACTGGAAACCGAAGTCAAAAGGCTCAGTAAAATCATTGGCGAACCTCCGTTCCGAAGCCGGTTTCATTACCTCCGTCTTAAATTTCCACAATCGTACCAGTGGCTTATCGGCGCAGGAATTAAAGAGGATTATACGCTCACGTATCATTCACATCCCGGATTCAGGGCAGGAACCTGCACACCGTTCCGCTTTTACGATTTGTCGACGGAAAGCGAAACCAACCTGAGGATAATTCCTACAACGGTAATGGAGGTATCGTTGAAACAGTACCAGGAACAAAATCCCGAACAAGCGGCAGAAACAATTCACCGCTTAATGATGGAGGTGAAAAATGTGAATGGTACCTTTGTTTCATTATTCCACAACGAATCGTTGAGCGATTTGGACGAATGGAAAGGATGGAAGAAAGTCTTCCAATCGATGTTGAAAAAGGCGGCTGAACTTCGTGATGAATAA